Proteins encoded by one window of Acetivibrio thermocellus ATCC 27405:
- a CDS encoding deoxycytidylate deaminase, which translates to MRPSWDEYFMEIVELIKTRSTCLRRQVGALIVKDKRILATGYNGAPMGCKHCSEIGCLREKLNVPSGQRHELCRAIHAEQNAIVQAAYSGTSVNGGTLYVTTQPCILCAKMAINAGIKKIVFKGDYPDELSMEMLKEAGIRVVKFVPDSKIQC; encoded by the coding sequence ATGAGGCCGTCCTGGGATGAATATTTTATGGAAATAGTTGAACTTATCAAAACCAGGTCTACGTGTCTTAGACGTCAGGTGGGTGCTTTGATTGTCAAGGACAAAAGGATTCTTGCAACCGGCTACAACGGTGCGCCGATGGGGTGCAAACACTGCAGCGAGATCGGCTGTCTCAGGGAGAAACTCAATGTGCCTTCCGGACAGAGGCATGAGCTTTGCAGGGCAATTCACGCGGAGCAAAATGCCATTGTCCAGGCTGCATACTCCGGCACAAGCGTAAACGGCGGCACGCTGTATGTGACAACCCAGCCCTGTATATTGTGCGCCAAAATGGCTATAAATGCGGGGATAAAAAAGATTGTGTTCAAAGGCGACTACCCGGATGAACTGTCCATGGAAATGCTCAAAGAAGCCGGCATCAGAGTTGTAAAGTTTGTGCCCGACTCTAAAATCCAGTGCTGA
- a CDS encoding endo-1,4-beta-xylanase codes for MKKTASFILVLSLLLAFIIPAEGGLAAEGNLLFNPGFELGSTEGWYPYGECTIEAVGTEAHSGNYSVFVTDRTQDWNGVAQDMLDKLTVGMTYQVSAWVKVAGTGSHQVKISMKKVETGKEPVYDNIASITVEGSEWYRLSGPYSYTGTNVTNLELYIEGPQPGVSYYVDDVTVTEVGSAATWKEEANARIEQIRKRDAKIRIVDSNNKPVSGVSIDVRQVKHEFGFGSAITMNGIHDPRYTEFFKNNYEWAVFENEAKWYSNESSQGNVSYANADYLYNWCAENGIKVRGHCIFWEPEEWQPSWLKGLTGDALMKAIDARLESVVPHFRGKFLHWDVNNEMLHGDFFKSRLGESIWPYMFKRARELDPDAKLFVNDYNIITYVEGDAYIRQIEWLLQNGAEIDGIGVQGHFDEDVEPLVVKARLDNLATLGIPIWVTEYDSKTPDVNKRAENLENLYRIAFSHPAVEGIIMWGFWAGNHWRGQDAAIVDHDWTVNEAGKRYQALLKEWTTITSGTTDSTGAFDFRGFHGTYEITVSVPGKEPFVKTIELTKGNGTAVYTFTVDGTDAGNVLYGDLNQDGQVSSTDLVAMKRYLLKNFELSGVGLEAADLNSDGKVNSTDLVALKRFLLKEIDELPLKR; via the coding sequence ATGAAAAAAACAGCATCATTTATTCTTGTTCTTTCATTGCTGCTGGCTTTTATTATTCCGGCTGAAGGGGGGTTGGCAGCAGAAGGCAATTTACTTTTCAACCCGGGCTTTGAACTGGGAAGCACCGAAGGATGGTATCCTTACGGAGAGTGTACCATTGAGGCGGTCGGTACGGAAGCGCACAGCGGAAATTATAGCGTTTTTGTTACGGACAGGACTCAGGATTGGAACGGTGTGGCCCAGGACATGCTTGACAAGCTGACCGTAGGCATGACCTATCAGGTTTCGGCATGGGTCAAAGTTGCAGGGACAGGAAGTCATCAAGTCAAAATATCCATGAAGAAGGTCGAAACCGGCAAGGAGCCGGTGTATGACAACATTGCGTCAATTACCGTTGAGGGATCCGAATGGTACAGACTGTCGGGTCCGTACAGTTATACCGGCACGAATGTTACAAACCTTGAACTTTACATAGAGGGACCCCAGCCGGGTGTCAGCTACTATGTGGATGATGTTACGGTAACTGAAGTGGGTTCCGCCGCAACATGGAAGGAAGAGGCGAATGCAAGAATTGAGCAAATCAGAAAAAGGGATGCGAAAATAAGGATTGTGGATTCAAACAATAAACCTGTTTCGGGAGTAAGCATTGATGTTCGCCAGGTAAAGCATGAATTTGGTTTTGGATCGGCTATTACCATGAATGGAATACATGATCCCCGTTATACCGAGTTCTTCAAAAATAATTATGAGTGGGCGGTATTTGAAAATGAAGCAAAATGGTATTCCAACGAAAGCAGCCAGGGCAACGTTTCTTACGCCAATGCGGACTACTTGTACAATTGGTGTGCCGAAAACGGCATAAAGGTAAGAGGCCATTGTATATTCTGGGAGCCCGAAGAATGGCAGCCTTCATGGCTTAAAGGACTTACCGGAGATGCTCTTATGAAAGCGATAGATGCAAGGCTTGAAAGTGTTGTTCCCCACTTTAGAGGCAAATTCCTTCACTGGGATGTAAACAATGAGATGCTCCATGGAGATTTCTTCAAAAGCCGCTTGGGAGAGTCCATATGGCCTTACATGTTCAAAAGGGCCAGGGAGCTTGATCCGGATGCAAAACTCTTTGTAAATGATTATAACATTATCACTTATGTTGAGGGAGATGCATACATAAGGCAGATTGAATGGCTCCTGCAAAACGGTGCCGAGATAGATGGCATAGGGGTGCAGGGACATTTTGATGAAGATGTTGAACCCCTTGTTGTAAAAGCCAGACTGGACAATTTGGCGACTTTGGGAATTCCCATATGGGTAACCGAATATGACTCTAAAACGCCGGATGTAAACAAGAGAGCGGAGAATCTTGAAAACCTTTACCGTATCGCATTCAGTCATCCGGCGGTGGAAGGTATTATAATGTGGGGATTCTGGGCAGGTAACCACTGGAGAGGTCAGGATGCCGCAATAGTAGATCATGACTGGACTGTAAATGAGGCAGGAAAGAGATACCAGGCTTTGTTGAAAGAGTGGACCACGATTACCTCAGGTACTACCGACAGCACAGGTGCATTTGATTTCAGAGGTTTCCACGGCACGTATGAAATTACTGTGAGTGTTCCGGGGAAAGAGCCTTTTGTAAAGACCATTGAGCTTACCAAAGGGAACGGAACGGCTGTATATACATTTACTGTGGACGGAACTGATGCCGGAAATGTTTTGTATGGGGATTTGAACCAGGACGGCCAGGTAAGTTCAACGGACTTGGTTGCCATGAAAAGATACCTGTTGAAAAATTTTGAACTGTCTGGCGTAGGGCTTGAGGCTGCAGATTTGAACAGCGATGGCAAAGTTAATTCCACGGATTTGGTTGCTCTTAAAAGATTTTTGTTAAAAGAAATAGATGAATTGCCTTTAAAACGTTAA
- a CDS encoding DUF4190 domain-containing protein, with protein sequence MMMKKCPSCGGENNDFNSFCEWCGGKLPESAEVKSEYVDGSNDSFNPNPNINSGMNTNYSSNYNSNTGRSNYYSAESDNAGIQALVFGILSIFCCSIIFGPLAIVKSNESDSTMAKAGRILGIIGLVLWVLGIILRVILR encoded by the coding sequence ATGATGATGAAGAAATGTCCAAGTTGCGGGGGCGAAAACAACGATTTCAATTCATTCTGCGAATGGTGCGGAGGGAAACTTCCTGAAAGCGCAGAAGTGAAGTCAGAGTATGTTGACGGAAGCAATGACAGTTTTAATCCAAACCCAAATATAAATTCCGGAATGAATACAAACTACAGTTCAAATTATAACTCAAACACCGGCAGAAGCAACTATTATTCAGCGGAAAGCGACAATGCGGGTATTCAGGCGTTGGTATTCGGTATATTGTCGATTTTTTGCTGTTCCATCATTTTCGGACCTTTGGCCATAGTTAAGTCAAATGAATCCGACAGTACAATGGCAAAGGCAGGAAGAATCCTGGGTATAATTGGTTTGGTTTTGTGGGTTCTGGGTATTATATTAAGGGTGATTCTTCGTTGA
- the wecB gene encoding non-hydrolyzing UDP-N-acetylglucosamine 2-epimerase translates to MKRLKVMTVFGTRPEAIKMAPLVTELKKCDQIETVVCVTAQHRQMLDQVLEIFNINADYDLDIMKDKQTLIDITTRALERLSVILDKTKPDIVLVHGDTTTTFVGSLAAFYKKISVGHVEAGLRTYDKYFPYPEEINRRLTGVIADLHFAPTRTNRDNLVREGVDESKIYITGNTVIDALKTTVVENYDFANEGLKKLDFKKRIITVTAHRRENLGEPLHNICEALKHIADRYDDIEIVYPVHLNPAVQEVAKKILGSHERVHLIDPLDVQDMHNLMARSYLIMTDSGGLQEEAPSLGKPVLVLRNETERPEAVKAGTVKLAGTEKENIIRLTEELLDNKTEYDKMAKAVNPYGDGFASERIVKALLFEFGLSKTKPEGFDVKI, encoded by the coding sequence TTGAAAAGACTTAAGGTAATGACTGTTTTTGGCACCAGGCCTGAAGCCATAAAAATGGCGCCTTTGGTTACTGAACTGAAAAAGTGCGATCAAATTGAGACCGTTGTTTGTGTTACGGCGCAGCACAGGCAAATGCTTGATCAGGTACTGGAAATATTTAATATAAATGCGGATTATGACCTGGATATAATGAAAGACAAGCAAACATTAATAGATATAACCACACGGGCTTTGGAACGTTTAAGTGTCATACTTGACAAAACAAAGCCCGATATTGTGTTGGTGCACGGGGATACCACCACCACTTTTGTGGGAAGTCTGGCCGCGTTTTATAAAAAAATCAGCGTGGGACATGTGGAGGCAGGGCTTCGCACCTATGACAAATACTTTCCCTACCCCGAGGAAATAAACAGGCGTCTTACCGGCGTAATAGCCGACCTTCATTTTGCGCCGACCAGGACCAACAGGGATAATCTTGTGCGGGAAGGCGTGGATGAAAGCAAAATATATATAACCGGCAACACTGTAATTGACGCACTGAAAACTACGGTGGTGGAAAATTACGATTTTGCAAATGAGGGCCTTAAAAAACTGGACTTTAAAAAGAGAATTATAACCGTCACGGCGCATAGAAGGGAAAATCTCGGCGAGCCTCTGCACAATATTTGCGAGGCTCTAAAGCATATAGCGGATCGGTATGATGACATAGAGATAGTGTACCCCGTTCATCTGAATCCCGCGGTGCAGGAAGTGGCAAAAAAGATTCTCGGAAGCCATGAGAGGGTGCATTTGATTGATCCTCTGGATGTGCAGGATATGCACAATCTGATGGCAAGGTCATATCTTATAATGACGGATTCCGGAGGGCTTCAGGAAGAAGCACCGTCGCTGGGCAAGCCTGTACTGGTATTGAGAAATGAGACGGAAAGACCGGAGGCGGTAAAAGCCGGTACGGTCAAGCTTGCGGGAACTGAAAAAGAGAACATTATACGTTTGACTGAGGAACTTTTGGACAACAAAACGGAATATGACAAGATGGCAAAAGCGGTTAACCCTTACGGAGACGGTTTTGCTTCCGAAAGAATTGTTAAGGCGCTTCTATTTGAGTTTGGATTGTCAAAAACAAAGCCTGAGGGATTTGATGTAAAAATATAA
- a CDS encoding low molecular weight protein arginine phosphatase, with translation MKKVLFVCTGNTCRSSMAEGLFNHAVENDKDGLKDFRAFSAGLSAFEDDWANPKAVKVLKEHYNVDISSHRARKITKSDVESSYIILTMTKEHKNAILKMFPGAADKTYTVKEYAYGDDANGDYNMDISDPYGFPEDVYKTCAGEIKDALDRIIMKLKK, from the coding sequence ATGAAGAAAGTGCTTTTTGTGTGTACCGGAAACACTTGCAGGAGCAGTATGGCGGAAGGCCTGTTTAATCATGCCGTGGAGAATGATAAAGACGGTTTGAAAGATTTCAGGGCCTTTTCGGCGGGACTTTCCGCTTTTGAAGATGACTGGGCCAATCCAAAAGCGGTGAAGGTTTTAAAAGAACATTACAATGTTGATATTTCCTCTCACCGCGCAAGAAAGATTACAAAAAGTGATGTGGAAAGTTCCTATATCATACTGACGATGACCAAAGAGCACAAGAATGCTATTTTGAAAATGTTTCCCGGGGCGGCGGATAAAACCTATACGGTAAAAGAATACGCTTACGGGGATGACGCAAACGGAGACTATAATATGGATATCAGCGACCCTTACGGTTTCCCGGAAGATGTGTACAAGACATGCGCTGGGGAAATCAAGGATGCTTTGGACAGAATAATAATGAAGCTTAAAAAGTAA
- the prfA gene encoding peptide chain release factor 1, translating into MFEKFQAAENRYDEINHRLSDPAVIANQDEYKKLMKEHAELEVLVTKYNEYKKLTKEIADAKEMLNEKLDKEFREMVETELKEAQEKLEVLKKEMKILLLPKDPNDERNVIVEIRGGAGGDEAALFAGDLFRMYTRYAERNGWKTEILDSNPTEIGGFKEVVFSIEGNGAYSRLKFESGVHRVQRVPVTEANGRVHTSTVTVAVLPEAEEIDVEINPNDLRIDTYRASGAGGQHINKTDSAIRITHLPTGLVVCCQDQRSQHKNKEKAMKVLRSKLYEMAREQQHNEIAQERKSQVGTGDRSERIRTYNFPQGRVTDHRIGLTLYKIDDILDGDIDEIIDALITTDQASKLANGAEDDED; encoded by the coding sequence ATGTTTGAGAAGTTCCAGGCGGCAGAAAACAGATATGATGAAATAAATCACAGATTGAGCGACCCGGCTGTAATAGCAAATCAGGATGAATACAAAAAGCTTATGAAAGAACATGCTGAGCTGGAAGTGCTTGTAACGAAATATAATGAATATAAAAAGCTCACCAAGGAAATTGCCGATGCCAAAGAAATGCTGAATGAAAAACTGGACAAAGAGTTTCGGGAAATGGTTGAAACGGAGCTTAAAGAGGCACAGGAAAAGCTGGAAGTTCTGAAGAAGGAAATGAAAATACTTCTTCTTCCCAAGGACCCCAATGATGAGAGAAACGTTATTGTTGAAATCAGAGGCGGTGCCGGGGGAGATGAGGCTGCCCTGTTTGCCGGAGATTTGTTCAGGATGTATACCCGGTATGCCGAGAGAAATGGGTGGAAAACGGAAATACTTGATTCCAATCCTACGGAGATAGGTGGTTTCAAGGAAGTGGTGTTTTCCATTGAAGGGAATGGCGCATACAGCAGGTTGAAATTTGAAAGCGGTGTGCACCGGGTGCAAAGAGTTCCGGTTACAGAAGCCAATGGAAGGGTGCATACTTCCACGGTTACGGTGGCGGTACTGCCGGAGGCTGAGGAAATTGACGTGGAAATAAACCCAAATGATTTGAGAATTGATACTTATAGAGCTTCCGGTGCCGGTGGACAGCATATTAACAAAACCGATTCGGCCATAAGAATAACACACTTGCCTACAGGGCTGGTTGTTTGCTGCCAGGACCAGAGGTCCCAGCACAAGAACAAGGAAAAAGCGATGAAAGTGCTAAGGTCCAAGCTCTATGAGATGGCACGGGAGCAGCAGCACAACGAGATTGCCCAGGAGAGAAAGAGCCAGGTGGGTACCGGTGACAGAAGTGAGAGGATTAGAACGTACAATTTTCCTCAAGGCCGTGTGACAGACCACAGGATTGGACTTACCCTTTACAAGATAGATGACATACTTGACGGTGATATTGACGAAATAATTGACGCGTTGATTACGACGGACCAGGCAAGCAAGCTTGCAAACGGCGCTGAAGATGATGAGGATTAA
- a CDS encoding DUF2752 domain-containing protein yields MAVCSNTYKDSKKYSYNNRNDLILILFLFFVIACSFILNIRDNYTYIKLPGLDFNIPSTCLFKNITGKNCPSCGMTRSFVSISHFDFTGAMRYNMAGIFAYTWCVLEIIYRILRVLSKNGSVLLKPVRYLINIIIVITVVVALVNWEIFRYLIKW; encoded by the coding sequence ATGGCTGTATGCTCCAATACATATAAAGATTCAAAAAAATATTCTTATAATAACAGGAATGATTTGATACTAATCTTATTCCTGTTTTTTGTTATTGCTTGCTCTTTTATTTTGAATATCAGGGATAATTATACTTATATTAAATTACCGGGCCTCGATTTTAATATTCCAAGCACGTGCCTTTTTAAAAACATTACAGGAAAAAACTGCCCCAGCTGCGGCATGACAAGGAGTTTTGTTTCCATAAGCCATTTTGATTTTACAGGTGCCATGCGTTATAACATGGCGGGTATCTTTGCATATACATGGTGCGTTCTGGAAATAATATACAGGATTCTGCGGGTGCTATCAAAGAACGGTTCGGTTCTGCTTAAGCCTGTGAGGTATCTTATAAACATTATAATAGTAATAACGGTAGTTGTTGCTCTTGTCAATTGGGAGATATTCAGGTATCTTATTAAATGGTAA
- a CDS encoding ZIP family metal transporter, with amino-acid sequence MNYLMKVTLIGLVSGITGTGIGGLAAFFVKGINRRFLSFILELSAGLMTSVVCFELVPEAFTYGGKGLAFAGVFAGVLAMLVVEDLMMRYQGTKPLKSDSSLLRTGILTAVGIALHNFPEGFAVGSGFGASISLGVMITSVIVIHDIPEGIAMAVPMRAGGFGKAKAFTVTVLSGVPMGIGALAGALLGGISSKFIGACLGFAAGAMLYVVYGELVVESKKLYLGRLSSIGNVLGIICGIIITLLH; translated from the coding sequence GTGAATTATTTGATGAAAGTTACTTTGATTGGCCTTGTCTCAGGTATTACCGGAACCGGTATTGGAGGCTTGGCGGCTTTTTTTGTTAAGGGTATAAACCGACGTTTCCTGAGTTTTATACTGGAACTTTCCGCCGGGTTGATGACGTCTGTGGTATGTTTTGAACTTGTTCCGGAGGCATTTACTTACGGAGGAAAAGGTCTGGCCTTTGCGGGAGTGTTTGCCGGAGTGCTGGCCATGCTTGTGGTGGAAGACTTGATGATGCGGTATCAAGGTACGAAACCCTTAAAAAGCGACTCGAGTCTTCTTAGAACAGGTATATTGACGGCGGTGGGAATCGCGCTTCATAATTTCCCCGAGGGCTTTGCCGTGGGTTCGGGTTTTGGAGCTTCGATAAGCCTGGGCGTTATGATAACTTCTGTTATTGTAATACATGATATTCCCGAAGGAATTGCCATGGCAGTTCCAATGCGTGCCGGAGGCTTTGGCAAGGCAAAGGCCTTTACCGTTACAGTTCTTTCCGGAGTTCCCATGGGAATTGGTGCCTTGGCCGGGGCGCTTCTTGGAGGAATATCCTCTAAATTTATCGGCGCCTGCCTTGGATTTGCGGCAGGAGCGATGCTTTATGTGGTTTACGGAGAATTGGTGGTAGAGTCAAAAAAATTATATTTGGGCAGATTGTCATCAATAGGAAATGTTTTGGGAATAATTTGTGGTATAATAATTACGTTACTACATTAA
- the upp gene encoding uracil phosphoribosyltransferase, with product MNNVFVMDHPLIQHKISLLRDKNTQTKEFRELVSEISMLMGYEVTRNMPLKEVEIETPVGVARTKVISGKKMGIVPILRAGLGMVDGMLKLLPMAKVGHIGLYRDPETLQPVEYYCKLPCDIAEREIVVLDPMLATGGSASAAIKYLKERGVTSIKLMCLIASLDGIKKINDEHPDVLIYCAAVDDKLNEHGYIIPGLGDAGDRLFGTK from the coding sequence ATGAATAATGTTTTTGTTATGGATCATCCGTTGATTCAGCATAAAATATCGCTATTAAGAGATAAAAACACTCAAACAAAAGAATTTCGCGAACTGGTTTCCGAAATATCCATGCTGATGGGCTACGAAGTAACGAGAAACATGCCGCTAAAGGAGGTTGAGATCGAGACTCCTGTCGGTGTGGCAAGGACAAAGGTTATATCCGGCAAGAAAATGGGTATTGTTCCGATTTTAAGAGCCGGATTGGGCATGGTTGACGGCATGCTCAAGCTTTTGCCCATGGCGAAAGTGGGACATATTGGGTTGTACAGGGATCCTGAAACCCTTCAGCCGGTGGAATATTATTGCAAGCTTCCTTGTGATATAGCCGAAAGGGAAATTGTAGTGCTCGATCCGATGCTTGCAACAGGAGGTTCTGCATCTGCTGCAATAAAGTATTTAAAAGAGAGAGGCGTAACCAGTATAAAGCTGATGTGTCTCATTGCATCATTGGACGGAATAAAGAAAATAAACGATGAGCACCCTGACGTGTTAATATATTGTGCAGCTGTAGACGATAAATTAAATGAACATGGATATATAATTCCGGGATTGGGAGATGCAGGAGACAGACTTTTCGGCACCAAATAG
- a CDS encoding MraY family glycosyltransferase, translating into MLYEYIIFFALAFIVSFSSTPIAKKIAFSVGAVDVPNDARRIHKKPVARLGGLAIFTGFLVSLLFGILSTYLNMKGIVPSRQLFGMLIGAFIIVAVGIVDDIKQLGPRLKLVFQIMAALSVIFISDIRIVNITNPFAEGGTTQFNDFVSYPLTVLWIVGVTNAINLIDGLDGLAAGISSISYLSLFFVSLITGDTASAMLTVVLAGATLGFLPYNFNPAKIFMGDTGATFLGFTLAVISVQGMLKSYAALSIAVPLLVLGLPLFDTISTIFRRALNRKPIMQPDRGHLHHKLIDMGYSQKQTVLVMYSLSGALGLSAIVLADKGFVSAIILVITVAAFVIGGARYMLEMDDVEIPEKYKPKEEMVSPVVNEIKDQQ; encoded by the coding sequence GTGCTTTATGAATATATAATATTCTTTGCACTGGCATTTATCGTGTCGTTTTCTTCTACACCGATTGCCAAAAAAATAGCTTTTAGTGTAGGAGCTGTTGACGTGCCGAATGATGCAAGGAGAATACATAAAAAGCCTGTTGCCAGACTTGGCGGTTTGGCCATATTTACCGGCTTTTTGGTTTCTTTGCTGTTCGGAATTTTAAGTACATATCTCAATATGAAGGGAATTGTTCCCTCAAGACAGCTTTTCGGAATGCTTATCGGCGCTTTTATTATAGTTGCCGTTGGTATTGTTGATGATATAAAGCAGCTTGGACCAAGACTCAAGTTAGTTTTTCAAATAATGGCTGCCCTTTCTGTCATATTTATATCAGACATTAGAATTGTGAATATTACCAATCCTTTTGCAGAGGGCGGCACAACCCAGTTTAATGATTTTGTGTCCTATCCCCTTACTGTTTTGTGGATAGTCGGTGTAACCAATGCAATCAATTTGATTGACGGCCTTGATGGTCTTGCGGCGGGAATATCGTCCATATCATACCTTTCTTTGTTCTTTGTTTCACTTATTACGGGTGATACGGCAAGCGCAATGCTTACCGTGGTGCTGGCAGGTGCCACATTGGGATTTTTGCCCTATAATTTCAATCCTGCAAAGATATTTATGGGAGACACAGGGGCCACATTCCTGGGCTTTACCCTGGCGGTTATTTCCGTGCAAGGTATGCTCAAATCCTATGCGGCTCTTTCTATTGCCGTGCCATTGCTTGTGCTGGGACTTCCGCTGTTTGACACGATATCCACCATATTCCGCAGGGCTTTGAACAGAAAGCCTATTATGCAGCCCGACAGGGGACATCTGCATCACAAGCTTATAGACATGGGATACAGTCAGAAGCAGACGGTGCTTGTTATGTATTCGCTTAGCGGTGCATTGGGACTGAGTGCCATAGTCCTGGCGGACAAAGGCTTTGTCAGCGCCATTATACTTGTAATAACCGTTGCGGCGTTTGTAATCGGCGGCGCGAGATACATGCTGGAGATGGATGACGTGGAAATACCTGAAAAGTATAAGCCTAAAGAAGAAATGGTAAGTCCGGTTGTAAATGAAATAAAAGACCAACAGTAG
- a CDS encoding L-threonylcarbamoyladenylate synthase codes for MKTEILKIQSDNIDNEKIKYAAEVLRGGGLVAFPTETVYGLGADALDENAVKKIFEAKGRPSDNPLIVHIAGKEDVYGLAANVPPKAQILMDRFWPGPLTLVLEKSDKIPSVITAGLSTVGLRAPSHPIALALIREAGIPIAAPSANLSGRPSPTVPKHVIDDLYGRVDVIIDGGNANIGVESTVLDVTADVPVILRPGGVSFEQLKDVLKNVTMDPSLMKKPAGDFVPKAPGMKYTHYSPKADVIVVEGEPEKVAEKINSLIAEYQSKNIPVGVLATEQTKEFYKSVPSITLGDRLEPETIAANLFKAFRDFDDIGIKVIFAEAIDNQGIGLAVMNRMKKAAGYNIIKAV; via the coding sequence GTGAAAACGGAGATACTTAAGATACAGTCGGACAACATAGATAATGAAAAAATAAAATATGCGGCGGAGGTTTTAAGAGGTGGGGGCCTTGTGGCTTTTCCCACTGAAACCGTTTACGGACTTGGAGCCGATGCGTTGGATGAAAATGCTGTAAAGAAGATTTTTGAAGCTAAAGGAAGGCCGTCGGACAATCCTCTGATTGTTCATATAGCGGGAAAAGAGGACGTTTATGGACTTGCCGCGAATGTTCCCCCGAAGGCTCAAATTTTAATGGACAGGTTTTGGCCGGGACCTCTCACCCTGGTCCTTGAAAAATCCGATAAAATACCTTCTGTTATTACGGCAGGCCTCTCAACCGTCGGTCTTAGGGCGCCGTCACATCCCATAGCTTTGGCTTTGATAAGGGAAGCGGGCATTCCTATAGCCGCTCCGAGCGCCAATTTGTCGGGAAGACCGAGCCCGACCGTGCCGAAGCATGTTATAGACGATTTGTATGGCAGAGTGGATGTTATAATCGACGGAGGCAATGCCAATATTGGTGTTGAGTCAACGGTTTTGGATGTAACGGCCGATGTGCCTGTGATTTTAAGGCCCGGCGGGGTGTCCTTTGAGCAATTGAAGGATGTACTGAAAAATGTGACAATGGATCCGTCATTGATGAAGAAACCTGCGGGGGATTTTGTGCCGAAAGCGCCGGGAATGAAATACACCCACTATTCTCCGAAAGCTGATGTGATTGTGGTTGAAGGAGAGCCCGAAAAGGTTGCGGAAAAGATTAACAGCCTTATAGCCGAATATCAAAGTAAAAACATTCCAGTCGGTGTGCTTGCAACGGAACAGACAAAGGAGTTTTACAAGAGTGTGCCTTCCATTACGCTGGGCGACAGACTGGAGCCTGAAACCATAGCGGCAAACTTGTTTAAGGCTTTTAGAGATTTTGACGATATTGGTATAAAAGTTATATTTGCAGAAGCAATTGATAATCAGGGAATAGGACTGGCAGTGATGAACAGGATGAAAAAAGCTGCCGGTTATAATATAATAAAAGCTGTATAG
- the rpiB gene encoding ribose 5-phosphate isomerase B, protein MKIGIGSDHGGYNLKREIADFLKKRGYEVIDFGTHGNESVDYPDFGLKVAEAVKSGECDRGIVICGTGLGISIAANKVPGIRAAVCTNSYMARMSREHNDANILALGERVVGLDLALDIVDTWLKAEFQGGRHATRVGKIGEIEKKYSK, encoded by the coding sequence ATGAAAATTGGAATTGGAAGCGACCACGGAGGTTACAATTTAAAAAGGGAGATAGCCGATTTTCTAAAAAAAAGAGGTTATGAAGTCATAGACTTTGGAACACACGGAAATGAGTCGGTGGATTATCCGGATTTCGGACTTAAGGTTGCAGAGGCTGTAAAAAGCGGCGAGTGTGACAGGGGTATTGTAATATGCGGTACCGGACTTGGCATATCAATAGCTGCAAACAAGGTTCCGGGCATCAGAGCTGCCGTATGCACCAACAGTTACATGGCAAGAATGAGCAGGGAACACAATGATGCCAATATCCTGGCTTTGGGAGAAAGAGTTGTGGGACTTGATCTTGCTTTGGATATTGTTGACACTTGGCTCAAAGCTGAGTTCCAGGGAGGAAGACATGCCACCAGGGTTGGCAAAATCGGTGAGATTGAAAAAAAATACAGCAAATAG